The Streptomyces kanamyceticus genome window below encodes:
- a CDS encoding helix-turn-helix transcriptional regulator, whose translation MLLIGCEAEMEALGEALRSSRLAHATSAVLIEGPGGCGKSEILQFGVQRAAAEGALVLQAAGAFLESSLPVGIMRQLLSNLAFPEDVGRHLRELLESVKGYAEIDNCNASAADPRWPSVMHEVFVSLSEMSAVRPLVIAVDDLHYADSSSVQFLKYLVRRSRSIRLSFVFTASLYQQSKAQLLETELLRHPAFQRLSVGRLSRDGVRRLRSWHGGVPGERQADEMYELSGGNPLLLRAVCDERRMRPSQGPEQEQGSADWQPRPDGPFTQAVRACLTSSGADFLEMAEGMAVLGPAATADRLGRLLGVTPEAAELRGVGLRAAGLAVGTELRNPGIRTAVLGGLDEGERSRLHERAAELLRDEGEPAALIADHLVGCGTVKHAWGLQVLAEAAESALLTDQPQTAMHYLELALSQSTDGVERAAITVQLAEVAGRVDPTDVEPVLDGVLSAADSGKLPVLTLERLVRLVRMRGYVAEGEAVAGRLWEAAKAVRSSGGGTVGRGSFTEQLPGALTQGPQQGPQQGLQQGPQQGPPQRSLPSYRDVPRQRGAARIGASPENGRVTAADQAEQVYRVGLSHPAAQPALLATTVLWTLPDQRGVDTSAIPTKPSGASAGWLSDLKLPGALNAIKALAFADRTYEAVRWCEALADEAEWRGLDGWQASVRAVLAEVLLVQGRFAQAEACAAQAVAGVPTGADSAFAAGPVACQVLACIATGRYEQAARHLGRRFPERLFRSVDGLGYLRARGHYQLATGNLRAALDDFLHMGRLAAEWRIDRPGLIAWRVDAAEALLRLGETDEADRLIAEQAAAVDVSNARTRGMTLRLRAATAELPMRRRILPRAVTELRRSGDMYQFARALADLGRTHKELGERELGESMLQRAWRMADECGAAELCEELRPGYATGFAGEVDEGSTLSQSERRVASLAAFGYTNREIAAELHVTVSTVEQHLTRVYRKLNVTRRQDLPPQLKMCMEDVA comes from the coding sequence ATGCTGCTCATTGGGTGCGAAGCCGAGATGGAAGCACTAGGGGAGGCGCTCAGGTCCTCCCGCCTCGCCCACGCGACATCGGCTGTACTGATCGAGGGTCCGGGCGGCTGCGGCAAGAGCGAGATACTGCAGTTCGGGGTGCAACGGGCGGCGGCCGAGGGCGCATTGGTGCTGCAAGCGGCCGGGGCGTTCCTGGAGAGCAGCCTTCCCGTTGGGATAATGCGGCAATTGCTGAGCAATCTCGCTTTCCCGGAAGATGTCGGGCGGCATTTGCGGGAACTTCTGGAATCGGTCAAAGGGTATGCGGAGATAGATAACTGTAATGCCTCCGCCGCCGATCCGCGCTGGCCCAGCGTGATGCATGAAGTGTTTGTCTCGCTGAGTGAGATGTCGGCAGTCCGGCCCTTGGTGATAGCCGTTGACGACCTGCATTATGCCGACAGTTCCTCCGTTCAGTTCCTGAAGTACTTGGTGCGGCGCTCGCGCAGCATCCGCCTGTCCTTCGTCTTCACGGCGTCGTTATACCAGCAGTCGAAGGCTCAGCTGTTGGAGACCGAGCTGCTGAGGCATCCGGCGTTCCAGCGACTGTCCGTCGGCCGGCTCAGCAGGGACGGCGTGCGCCGTCTGCGGAGTTGGCACGGAGGGGTGCCGGGGGAGCGGCAGGCCGACGAGATGTATGAGCTCAGCGGCGGAAATCCCCTGCTGCTGCGGGCGGTTTGCGACGAGCGGCGTATGAGGCCGTCCCAAGGGCCGGAGCAGGAGCAGGGCTCCGCCGACTGGCAGCCGCGCCCGGACGGCCCGTTCACGCAGGCCGTCCGCGCCTGCCTCACCTCCAGCGGTGCGGATTTCCTGGAGATGGCCGAGGGGATGGCCGTGCTGGGCCCGGCGGCGACCGCGGACCGGTTGGGGCGACTGCTCGGCGTCACCCCCGAAGCGGCCGAGTTGCGGGGCGTCGGACTGCGTGCGGCCGGCCTGGCCGTGGGCACCGAGTTGCGGAACCCCGGGATCCGTACTGCCGTGCTCGGCGGCCTGGACGAGGGGGAGCGGTCTCGGCTGCACGAACGGGCCGCGGAACTCCTGCGGGACGAGGGCGAACCCGCCGCGCTCATCGCCGACCACCTCGTCGGCTGCGGCACGGTCAAGCACGCATGGGGCCTGCAGGTCCTCGCCGAGGCCGCCGAATCCGCGCTCCTGACCGACCAACCCCAGACCGCCATGCACTACCTGGAGCTGGCTCTCAGCCAGTCGACCGACGGCGTGGAGCGCGCCGCCATCACCGTGCAGCTCGCCGAGGTCGCGGGCCGCGTCGACCCGACCGACGTGGAGCCGGTGCTCGACGGGGTCCTGTCCGCGGCGGACAGCGGCAAGCTGCCCGTGCTGACGCTGGAGCGACTGGTGCGCCTGGTCCGCATGCGCGGCTATGTAGCCGAGGGCGAAGCCGTTGCCGGGCGGCTGTGGGAGGCCGCGAAGGCGGTGCGGTCCAGCGGCGGCGGCACTGTGGGGCGCGGCAGTTTCACCGAGCAGCTGCCCGGGGCCCTGACGCAAGGACCGCAGCAGGGACCGCAGCAGGGACTACAGCAAGGACCGCAGCAAGGACCGCCGCAAAGAAGCCTCCCGTCCTACCGCGACGTGCCGCGACAACGGGGCGCGGCGCGCATCGGCGCCTCGCCGGAGAACGGTCGCGTGACCGCCGCCGACCAAGCCGAACAGGTCTACCGCGTCGGCCTCTCGCACCCCGCGGCGCAGCCCGCGCTGCTCGCCACCACCGTGCTGTGGACACTGCCGGACCAGCGGGGCGTGGACACCTCCGCCATCCCCACGAAGCCGAGCGGGGCCTCTGCGGGCTGGCTCAGTGACCTCAAGCTGCCCGGTGCTCTGAACGCCATCAAGGCGCTCGCGTTCGCGGACCGCACCTACGAAGCCGTGCGCTGGTGCGAGGCCCTGGCCGACGAGGCCGAGTGGCGTGGCCTCGACGGCTGGCAGGCTTCGGTGCGCGCCGTGCTCGCCGAAGTCCTCCTGGTCCAGGGCCGTTTCGCGCAGGCCGAGGCGTGCGCCGCGCAGGCCGTGGCGGGCGTGCCGACGGGCGCCGACAGCGCGTTCGCGGCCGGCCCTGTCGCCTGCCAGGTGCTCGCCTGCATCGCCACCGGGCGGTACGAGCAGGCCGCCAGGCATCTGGGCCGGCGCTTTCCCGAGCGGCTGTTCCGCAGCGTCGACGGACTCGGCTACCTCCGGGCCCGCGGCCACTACCAGCTGGCGACCGGCAATCTGCGGGCCGCGCTCGACGACTTCCTGCACATGGGCCGGCTCGCCGCGGAGTGGCGGATCGACCGGCCGGGCCTGATCGCCTGGCGCGTCGACGCGGCCGAGGCGCTGCTGCGGCTCGGCGAGACGGACGAGGCGGACCGGCTCATCGCCGAGCAGGCCGCCGCTGTCGACGTCAGCAATGCCCGCACCCGCGGCATGACGCTGCGGCTGCGCGCCGCCACCGCGGAACTGCCCATGCGGCGGCGCATCCTGCCGCGCGCCGTCACCGAACTGCGTAGGTCCGGGGACATGTATCAGTTCGCGCGGGCCCTCGCGGACCTGGGCCGCACCCACAAGGAGCTGGGTGAGCGCGAGCTGGGCGAGTCGATGCTGCAGCGTGCCTGGCGCATGGCCGACGAGTGCGGTGCCGCCGAGCTGTGCGAGGAGTTGCGGCCCGGTTACGCCACGGGCTTCGCCGGTGAGGTCGACGAGGGGTCCACGCTTTCCCAGTCGGAACGCCGAGTGGCATCGCTCGCGGCCTTCGGGTATACGAATCGTGAGATAGCGGCGGAACTCCACGTCACTGTGAGCACGGTGGAGCAGCATTTGACGCGGGTTTACCGGAAGCTCAATGTCACGCGGCGGCAGGACCTGCCGCCGCAATTGAAGATGTGCATGGAGGATGTTGCCTGA
- a CDS encoding 3-oxoacyl-ACP synthase III family protein, with translation MDAADIRILSVGTALPGPLLDNAALARRFGMDELWQQWIDTFIGSSTRHLAVDLESGEVVSSLVDLGTAAARRALDNAGLEPGDIDVMVLGTAMPDQLMPTSVNMIADRLGINNVPTFQLQSGCTGAVQAMDLGRQLLLNGGRHALVIGGEVCAKHYDLTLDVKKMAPDELVNLLLFGDAAGAAVLTSDDVPDTLSLRLLLNRLTGLGRPPGQSVDWFGLIDRASARQAVSEDYKAIEESVPVMSSEILDEMLADLEWSRTDVDYLLPPQLSVKMTDRIVERLNVPGAEEISCVSEISNTGNALPFFQLERLIPQMAEGDRAIGIAVESSKWIKAGFALEKV, from the coding sequence ATGGACGCCGCGGACATTCGCATTCTTTCCGTAGGGACGGCCCTGCCAGGCCCGCTCCTCGACAATGCCGCCCTGGCGCGGCGGTTCGGCATGGACGAGCTGTGGCAGCAGTGGATCGACACGTTCATCGGCAGCAGCACGCGGCATCTCGCCGTGGATCTGGAGAGCGGCGAGGTGGTGTCCTCGCTCGTCGATCTCGGCACGGCGGCGGCGCGCCGTGCGCTGGACAACGCCGGTCTCGAGCCGGGTGACATCGATGTGATGGTGCTCGGCACCGCGATGCCGGATCAGCTGATGCCGACGTCGGTGAACATGATCGCCGACCGGCTCGGCATCAACAACGTGCCGACGTTCCAGCTCCAGTCGGGCTGCACGGGTGCCGTGCAGGCGATGGACCTCGGGCGGCAGCTGCTCCTCAACGGTGGTCGGCACGCACTGGTGATCGGTGGTGAAGTCTGCGCCAAGCACTACGACTTGACACTCGACGTGAAGAAGATGGCGCCGGACGAGCTGGTGAACCTGCTGCTGTTCGGCGACGCGGCCGGTGCCGCTGTGCTGACGTCCGACGACGTCCCGGACACGCTGTCGCTGCGCCTGCTGCTCAACCGCCTCACCGGGCTCGGCCGTCCGCCGGGGCAGAGCGTGGACTGGTTCGGGCTGATCGACCGGGCCTCGGCGCGGCAGGCGGTGAGTGAGGACTACAAGGCGATCGAGGAGTCCGTTCCCGTCATGTCGTCGGAGATCCTCGACGAGATGCTCGCGGACCTGGAGTGGTCGCGGACGGACGTCGACTACCTGTTGCCGCCGCAGCTGTCGGTGAAGATGACCGACCGGATCGTGGAGCGGCTCAACGTGCCGGGCGCCGAGGAGATCTCCTGTGTGTCGGAGATCTCCAACACCGGCAACGCCCTGCCGTTCTTCCAGCTGGAGCGCCTGATTCCGCAGATGGCCGAGGGAGACCGGGCCATCGGCATCGCCGTCGAGTCCAGCAAGTGGATCAAGGCCGGTTTCGCTCTGGAGAAGGTCTGA
- a CDS encoding phosphopantetheine-binding protein, with protein MQDLDDFVFLVSSEIGIPVTRDNVGASFDELPRWDSMLMLALLVMLERETQRRIAVPDALESTSLLDLYELAVAP; from the coding sequence ATGCAGGATCTCGACGATTTCGTCTTTCTGGTCAGCAGCGAGATCGGCATCCCGGTCACGCGCGACAACGTCGGCGCGTCCTTCGACGAGCTGCCGAGGTGGGATTCGATGCTGATGCTCGCGCTGCTCGTCATGCTGGAGCGCGAGACGCAGCGCCGCATCGCCGTGCCGGACGCCCTGGAGTCCACGAGCCTGCTCGACCTGTACGAGCTGGCGGTCGCGCCGTGA
- a CDS encoding AfsR/SARP family transcriptional regulator, translating into MNNSEYATIGAPKVGTLIMALLANANETVPSSRLIAELWGDEVPRRASAALHVYISQLRKTLRHLGAPGSPIITRPQGYMLMLAGDEIDASEFKLTVETGRRLAREQRHVEAVEHFESALALWQGPALLELCDGPIIYGYAARLNEIRLECTELLLESNLALGRHREVVGRLYALAADNPLREAFYRYLMIALYRSDRRAEALAVYQQAREVLRAELGLEPCQSLRDLHRAVLADELQQPSDRPAPPAISSGGLPGGTSRHRPARSAAGRSLEPTPRWIHRASGPARDQAGVPNHVVSAAVSPAVSSAPTPTHAT; encoded by the coding sequence GTGAACAATTCGGAGTACGCCACGATCGGCGCGCCGAAAGTCGGAACTCTGATCATGGCACTGCTCGCCAATGCGAACGAGACCGTGCCGTCGTCCCGACTGATCGCCGAACTGTGGGGGGACGAGGTGCCGCGGCGCGCGAGTGCCGCGCTGCACGTCTACATTTCTCAACTGCGCAAGACGCTGCGGCACCTGGGCGCCCCGGGCAGCCCGATCATCACCCGGCCGCAGGGCTACATGCTGATGCTCGCGGGTGACGAGATCGACGCCAGTGAGTTCAAGCTGACCGTCGAGACGGGCCGACGCCTCGCCCGGGAGCAGCGTCACGTCGAGGCGGTCGAACACTTCGAGTCCGCGCTCGCGCTCTGGCAGGGCCCGGCGCTGCTCGAACTCTGCGACGGGCCCATCATCTACGGGTACGCGGCGCGGCTGAACGAAATCCGCCTGGAGTGCACCGAGTTGCTCCTGGAGTCGAACCTGGCACTCGGGCGACACCGCGAGGTGGTGGGCCGCCTCTACGCGCTGGCAGCCGACAACCCGCTCCGTGAGGCGTTCTACCGCTACCTGATGATCGCCCTCTACCGCTCCGACCGGCGCGCCGAAGCGCTGGCCGTGTACCAGCAGGCACGCGAGGTGCTCCGCGCCGAACTGGGCCTCGAACCCTGCCAGTCACTGCGAGACCTGCACAGGGCCGTGCTCGCCGACGAACTCCAGCAGCCGTCGGACCGCCCGGCTCCACCCGCCATCAGCTCGGGCGGCCTGCCCGGCGGGACGTCCAGGCACCGACCTGCGCGGTCGGCAGCCGGACGGTCCCTCGAGCCGACGCCCCGCTGGATCCACCGGGCATCGGGGCCCGCCAGGGATCAGGCGGGCGTTCCGAACCACGTGGTGAGCGCCGCGGTCAGCCCCGCCGTGTCATCGGCGCCGACACCGACCCACGCCACGTAA
- a CDS encoding FAD-dependent monooxygenase, with protein MSTPTTTSEGSGEAPGTPERRVIIAGGGPTGLMLAHELGLAGVPAIVLERDTAIGENSHNLGVHPRAVEAFRQRGLLDDLGKEFEPWPRLHFSMLWLDVPRSGDDFTVLIEQRLQQEVLTRRSADLGVQVRRGHEVVGVAQDDAGVTVTVRGSDGAAYELAGRYLVGADGGFSAVRELAGFAYEESPLSYYGIFGDVELPEGETATFVTDVNERGIFCIWPFQENVIRVMSIEFDARPDGAEVPVTLEELTSSIRRVTDKEMKFHGLRWAHRYGGTTLHAEDYRNGNVFLVGDAAHRHFVHANHGHNTGIHDAVNLAWKLAADLSGRAPEGLLDSYSAERRPVGGRACGHGQAQLEIMQSMERSPGLRQLVGELIELDDANRHFVTRVTNVRYPLTAAEDAAEAHPLLGARVPNELLDTEATGLTTHPLHTARGVLFDLSGPGTTRGSAATAAEPWADRVSVVTTDAPPGADATALLVRPDGYVAWVGVGADDTAGLTAALTTWFGTPA; from the coding sequence ATGAGTACCCCCACCACCACGTCCGAAGGTTCCGGCGAAGCCCCGGGCACCCCGGAGCGCAGGGTCATCATCGCGGGCGGCGGCCCGACCGGTCTGATGCTGGCCCACGAGCTGGGCCTCGCGGGCGTCCCCGCGATCGTGCTGGAGCGCGACACGGCCATCGGCGAGAATTCGCACAACCTGGGCGTGCACCCGCGCGCCGTCGAGGCGTTCCGGCAGCGGGGCCTGCTCGACGACCTCGGCAAGGAGTTCGAGCCGTGGCCGCGGCTGCACTTCTCCATGCTGTGGCTCGATGTGCCGCGCTCCGGCGACGACTTCACGGTCCTGATCGAGCAGCGGCTGCAGCAGGAGGTGCTGACGCGGCGCTCGGCGGACCTGGGCGTGCAGGTGCGCCGCGGCCACGAGGTGGTCGGCGTCGCGCAGGACGACGCCGGTGTGACGGTGACGGTGCGCGGTTCCGACGGCGCCGCGTACGAGCTCGCGGGCCGGTATCTGGTGGGCGCCGACGGCGGGTTCAGCGCGGTGCGGGAGCTGGCCGGGTTCGCGTACGAGGAGAGCCCGCTGTCGTACTACGGCATCTTCGGCGACGTCGAGCTGCCGGAGGGCGAGACCGCCACCTTCGTCACCGATGTCAATGAGCGCGGGATCTTCTGCATCTGGCCGTTCCAGGAGAACGTCATCCGGGTCATGTCGATCGAGTTCGACGCGCGGCCCGACGGCGCGGAGGTGCCGGTGACGCTGGAGGAGCTGACAAGCAGCATCCGCCGTGTCACGGACAAGGAGATGAAGTTCCACGGGCTGCGGTGGGCCCACCGCTACGGCGGCACCACGCTGCATGCCGAGGACTACCGCAACGGCAACGTGTTCCTCGTCGGAGACGCCGCGCACCGGCACTTCGTGCACGCCAACCACGGCCACAACACCGGCATCCACGACGCGGTGAACCTGGCCTGGAAGCTGGCCGCCGACCTCTCCGGCCGGGCGCCGGAGGGGCTGCTCGACAGCTACAGCGCCGAACGTCGGCCGGTGGGCGGCCGAGCCTGCGGGCACGGGCAGGCCCAGCTGGAGATCATGCAGTCGATGGAGCGCTCACCGGGGCTGCGCCAGCTGGTCGGCGAACTGATCGAACTCGACGACGCCAACCGGCACTTCGTGACGCGGGTGACGAACGTCCGCTATCCGCTGACGGCTGCCGAGGACGCGGCGGAGGCGCACCCGCTGCTGGGTGCGCGGGTGCCCAACGAACTGCTCGACACCGAGGCCACCGGCCTCACCACGCACCCCCTGCACACGGCGCGCGGCGTCCTGTTCGACCTGTCGGGGCCGGGTACGACGCGAGGCTCCGCGGCGACTGCCGCGGAGCCCTGGGCGGACCGGGTGTCCGTGGTGACCACGGACGCGCCCCCCGGTGCGGACGCGACCGCGCTGCTGGTGCGGCCCGACGGTTACGTGGCGTGGGTCGGTGTCGGCGCCGATGACACGGCGGGGCTGACCGCGGCGCTCACCACGTGGTTCGGAACGCCCGCCTGA
- a CDS encoding thioesterase II family protein, with protein MTQRPAPEAALRLFCLHHAGGAASSFRGWQAQLGPRVQVVPVQLPGRETRVREPRPRTMDALVHELDQALDPFLSDSALQPYAFYGHSMGALIGYRLVRHRAAMGASLPSMLLVGAHPAPHRPHPLRGVPDVPQKELARWLSDIGGLSPQLLRHPEWLRWAVDLVRDDLTLTASHRVHAVGPVPCPIHVFAGSDDPLVPPAEASAWAEHSLSSCEVHTIRGGHFFTRDHGMTDFFDRLAGVLHKGAYLHNRSLLGRTPQ; from the coding sequence GTGACGCAGCGGCCGGCACCCGAGGCGGCGCTGCGACTGTTCTGTCTGCACCACGCGGGCGGCGCGGCCTCCTCGTTCCGGGGCTGGCAGGCGCAGTTGGGCCCGCGGGTGCAGGTCGTGCCCGTGCAGCTGCCGGGCCGCGAGACCCGGGTGCGCGAGCCCCGCCCACGCACCATGGACGCCCTCGTCCACGAGCTCGACCAGGCCCTCGACCCGTTCCTTTCCGACAGCGCCCTGCAGCCGTACGCCTTCTACGGGCACAGCATGGGCGCGCTCATCGGCTACCGGCTGGTGCGCCACCGGGCGGCCATGGGTGCCTCGCTGCCGTCGATGCTCCTGGTCGGCGCGCATCCGGCGCCGCACCGGCCGCACCCGCTCCGGGGAGTGCCGGATGTGCCGCAGAAGGAGCTCGCGCGGTGGCTGAGCGACATCGGCGGGCTCTCCCCCCAGCTGCTGCGGCACCCCGAGTGGCTGCGCTGGGCCGTCGACCTGGTCCGTGACGACCTGACGCTCACCGCGAGCCACCGCGTGCACGCCGTGGGTCCCGTGCCGTGCCCCATCCATGTGTTCGCCGGGTCCGACGATCCGCTGGTGCCGCCGGCGGAGGCCTCGGCATGGGCGGAGCACTCGCTGTCGTCGTGCGAGGTCCACACGATCCGCGGCGGCCACTTCTTCACCCGTGACCACGGCATGACCGACTTCTTCGACCGCCTGGCAGGCGTCCTTCACAAAGGCGCGTACCTGCACAACCGTTCTCTCCTGGGAAGGACCCCTCAATGA
- a CDS encoding HAD-IIIC family phosphatase codes for MTTTPSPSLGGPSAAASEAFTTLRALQADGLLLKEFPRALALFGGLTDAELPRAGRLLGSVDTDELSRSHPGLPTVKVSITGHSTVSALVPALTAQFARHGLVALPQLADFDSYVFELSDPRSELYAYEPDLALCVLDAEVVLDELPSPWTVRDLEDVLGAKAEMIERIVARFEDTARGTLVLNTLPLPHTLLAQLVDLRSRARAGAAWREANARLLRLAEAHPQLVVLDLDAVTAAEREVNTSADPRMSRYAKVHLSPETLGGYAREVGHLARMVAGRGRKCLVLDLDNTVWGGILGDDGLDGIQVAESYVGEAFRAFQRVARQIASQGVLLAAVSKNDLDPVREVLRDHPDMTLREADFVRIVANWRPKHDNLRELASDLNIGVDSLVFVDDSPYERGLVRAELPEVAVVDIDDEPALHIERLLRDGWFTVRELTAEDRGRPGLYREELERRDFLSGFDSIEGYLRELDIQVRLYEAEERDVPRVSQITLRTNQFNMTGRRLQPDDVRALRTDPRALPLAIHASDRFGDNGTVGVVFLRFDGDTAVIDNFLLSCRVFSRGIEQACLSAVLRYAKRRGATAVTGTYARTAKNAKVADLYTRSGFEAVGDAPGEGPAVFRHQLGELPEAPGHVHLTEEFGDTGRFS; via the coding sequence ATGACGACTACGCCCTCCCCCTCTCTCGGCGGCCCCTCGGCCGCCGCCTCCGAGGCATTCACCACGCTTCGCGCGCTGCAGGCGGACGGACTCCTCCTCAAGGAATTCCCGCGCGCGCTGGCCCTGTTCGGGGGTCTGACCGATGCCGAGCTGCCTCGTGCCGGGCGCCTCCTTGGCTCGGTCGACACCGACGAGCTGTCGCGCTCGCACCCCGGTCTGCCCACCGTCAAGGTATCGATCACCGGGCACAGCACGGTCAGCGCGCTCGTCCCCGCGCTGACGGCGCAATTCGCCCGGCACGGACTCGTCGCCCTGCCACAGCTCGCGGACTTCGACAGCTACGTGTTCGAACTCAGTGATCCGCGCAGCGAGTTGTACGCCTACGAGCCCGATCTCGCGCTCTGCGTCCTGGACGCGGAGGTCGTCCTCGACGAGCTGCCGAGTCCGTGGACGGTCCGCGACCTGGAGGATGTCCTCGGCGCCAAGGCCGAGATGATCGAGCGGATCGTGGCACGCTTCGAGGACACCGCGCGCGGCACACTCGTCCTCAACACGCTGCCGCTGCCCCACACGCTGCTCGCGCAGCTCGTCGACCTGCGTTCGCGGGCCAGGGCCGGGGCGGCCTGGCGGGAGGCCAACGCGCGGCTGCTGCGCCTCGCCGAGGCGCACCCCCAGCTGGTCGTCCTCGACCTCGACGCGGTGACGGCCGCGGAGCGCGAGGTGAACACGTCGGCGGATCCCCGGATGAGCCGGTACGCGAAGGTCCATCTGTCGCCCGAGACGCTCGGCGGGTACGCGCGCGAGGTCGGGCATCTGGCCCGCATGGTCGCCGGGCGCGGCCGCAAGTGCCTCGTCCTGGACCTGGACAACACGGTCTGGGGCGGCATCCTCGGCGACGACGGCCTGGACGGCATCCAGGTCGCGGAGTCCTACGTCGGCGAGGCGTTCCGTGCCTTCCAGCGGGTGGCACGGCAGATCGCCTCGCAGGGCGTGCTGCTCGCCGCGGTCAGCAAGAACGATCTGGATCCGGTGCGCGAGGTGCTGCGGGACCACCCGGACATGACGCTGCGTGAGGCGGACTTCGTGCGGATCGTCGCCAACTGGCGGCCCAAGCACGACAATCTGCGCGAGCTCGCGTCGGACCTGAACATCGGTGTGGACAGCCTCGTCTTCGTCGACGACAGCCCTTATGAACGCGGTCTCGTGCGCGCCGAGCTGCCGGAGGTGGCGGTCGTCGACATCGACGACGAGCCGGCGCTGCACATCGAGCGGCTGCTGCGCGACGGCTGGTTCACGGTGCGGGAGCTGACCGCCGAGGACCGGGGACGCCCCGGGCTCTACCGCGAGGAGCTGGAGCGCCGCGACTTCCTCAGCGGCTTCGACTCCATCGAGGGCTATCTGCGGGAGCTCGACATCCAGGTGCGGCTGTACGAGGCCGAGGAGCGCGATGTGCCCCGGGTCTCCCAGATCACCCTGCGCACCAACCAGTTCAACATGACGGGCCGCCGACTCCAGCCCGACGACGTGCGCGCGCTGCGCACCGATCCGCGCGCGCTGCCGCTGGCCATCCACGCCAGCGACCGCTTCGGCGACAACGGCACGGTGGGCGTCGTCTTCCTGCGCTTCGACGGCGACACGGCCGTCATCGACAACTTCCTGCTGAGCTGCCGGGTCTTCTCGCGCGGTATCGAGCAGGCCTGCCTCTCGGCGGTCCTGCGGTACGCGAAGCGGCGCGGCGCGACAGCGGTGACCGGCACGTACGCGCGTACCGCGAAGAACGCCAAGGTGGCCGACCTCTACACCCGTTCGGGCTTCGAGGCGGTGGGCGACGCGCCGGGCGAGGGTCCCGCGGTGTTCCGGCATCAGCTCGGGGAGCTGCCGGAGGCGCCCGGCCATGTGCATCTGACAGAAGAGTTCGGCGACACCGGAAGGTTTTCCTGA